One Clostridium estertheticum DNA segment encodes these proteins:
- the murJ gene encoding murein biosynthesis integral membrane protein MurJ produces the protein MKENKVLKSSMIVMLFVIIGKILAIVRDSLMFAKFGTTYATDIYVWCFGVVFLFTSLGYGLSTTLIPILTEYIETKELNERNSFVNNVTNVSMILTLIITGIGILSSYYIVYFFANNLSKDPIIFNQTVKILRIMFLSVLFLTLQGIVAGALQAHKEFSIPAAMAASASLIFIIYLSFFVDRFGLTGFAITAVLAFFVQFVINVPKFIKLGYRYKLEVDLKNKDLHKMFLLMIPIIISTATMQFNLFINRSFAMGLYEGATSVLEAANKVTLLTYEVFAVAVSMIVYPILSTFIVQNNYDEYKKSLVKSINIINLVMIPAALAIVILREPLISVLFLRGKFAVSDVKLVSTALIFYSPTMIAYGVRDILNRAFYSAKDTKTPMIYSVLGVVINIILSAVLYKYMSVPGLTLSSSISSVVITLMLLVQMNKKFKGIAFNSMLKTLGKISIASIIMGIVVYFIKKIFITNLAPTFIINAMILLLCSILGIIFYFYLTNLLKIKESMYLWDIFKQKIAKKYYIK, from the coding sequence ATGAAAGAAAACAAAGTTTTGAAAAGTTCAATGATTGTAATGCTATTCGTAATAATTGGAAAGATTCTAGCTATTGTACGCGATAGCTTAATGTTTGCTAAATTTGGAACTACTTATGCAACAGATATTTATGTATGGTGTTTTGGAGTGGTATTTCTCTTTACTAGTTTAGGATATGGACTTAGTACTACTTTAATACCCATTCTTACGGAATATATTGAGACAAAAGAACTAAATGAGCGAAATAGTTTTGTAAATAACGTGACTAATGTTTCCATGATATTAACCCTGATTATTACAGGGATTGGTATATTGTCTTCTTATTATATAGTGTATTTTTTTGCGAATAACTTGTCAAAAGACCCAATTATATTTAATCAAACCGTAAAAATACTAAGAATAATGTTCTTATCAGTGCTATTTTTAACCCTTCAAGGCATTGTGGCAGGGGCACTTCAAGCTCACAAAGAATTCTCTATTCCGGCTGCTATGGCTGCATCTGCAAGCTTAATATTTATAATTTACTTAAGCTTTTTTGTGGATAGATTTGGGCTTACAGGCTTTGCAATTACAGCAGTTTTAGCCTTTTTCGTGCAATTCGTAATTAATGTTCCAAAGTTTATAAAGCTAGGATACAGGTATAAATTAGAAGTGGATCTTAAGAATAAGGACCTTCACAAGATGTTTTTATTAATGATACCAATAATAATAAGTACTGCAACCATGCAATTTAATTTATTTATAAATAGATCTTTTGCCATGGGCTTATATGAAGGAGCTACTTCGGTTCTAGAAGCTGCAAATAAAGTAACACTTCTCACCTATGAAGTGTTTGCTGTAGCAGTTTCTATGATAGTGTATCCAATACTTTCTACCTTTATTGTTCAAAATAATTACGATGAGTATAAAAAATCCTTAGTGAAATCAATTAATATTATAAATTTAGTTATGATACCCGCTGCACTTGCAATAGTAATATTAAGAGAACCCTTAATTAGTGTATTGTTTTTAAGAGGAAAATTTGCAGTAAGTGATGTTAAATTAGTTTCTACCGCATTAATATTTTATTCACCAACTATGATAGCCTATGGGGTTCGAGACATATTAAATAGAGCATTTTACTCTGCAAAAGACACTAAAACACCAATGATTTATAGTGTGTTGGGAGTGGTAATAAATATTATTCTTAGTGCTGTTTTATATAAGTATATGTCAGTACCAGGACTCACGTTATCATCCTCAATATCCTCTGTTGTTATTACCTTAATGTTACTAGTCCAGATGAATAAGAAATTTAAAGGTATTGCTTTTAATTCTATGCTTAAAACACTGGGTAAAATCTCTATAGCCTCTATTATTATGGGAATTGTAGTATACTTTATTAAAAAAATATTTATAACGAACTTAGCACCGACTTTTATAATTAATGCGATGATTTTACTTCTATGTTCAATCCTAGGGATAATATTCTATTTTTATCTAACAAACCTTTTAAAAATTAAAGAATCTATGTATTTATGGGATATTTTCAAACAAAAAATTGCGAAAAAATACTATATTAAATGA
- a CDS encoding O-antigen ligase family protein, whose translation MDFSKKILFLTTCAYLMLLPLIPQDIVIAGIPFTDLVLALLIFVYIINLVMSKKNRENFINGLLDFTRDKLSIFMAILLAMMLVSTFYAVDKKLALSESARYISYVFMYFIIKYEFNNKKQVKILIRCYIFISAVLSSIGIVQYFTGFALDAKFIKTFAFGGGIKIASTLSHPNAYAGYLILIIFPVIMLSIYEKNKNKKIFYILLSILVFTNLLMTYSRNALLGFALGLVVLALLYSIKIIFALGGFGVLILLIPSVFHRVQDIANLSQNESRIKLWKTALMMIKEHPILGVGNGNYVTQYDTYIQKYRLDYNSYTHYPAHNSYLKVQSELGIVGIVSFLGVIVTALFRFRKLYSTTSDKFNKAFYMGVMASMIAFLFMNFSDNLFFVPKTTTYFWFLLATAEALLNSGNK comes from the coding sequence GTGGATTTTTCTAAAAAGATTTTATTTTTAACAACCTGTGCTTATCTTATGTTATTACCATTAATTCCACAAGATATTGTGATTGCAGGGATTCCTTTTACTGATTTAGTTTTAGCATTATTGATTTTTGTATACATTATAAATTTAGTAATGTCTAAGAAAAATAGAGAAAATTTTATTAATGGATTACTAGATTTCACTAGGGACAAATTGAGTATATTTATGGCCATATTATTAGCAATGATGCTTGTATCTACTTTTTATGCGGTAGACAAAAAACTAGCATTAAGTGAAAGTGCGAGATATATATCTTATGTCTTTATGTATTTTATTATAAAATATGAGTTTAACAATAAAAAACAAGTTAAAATTTTAATAAGATGCTATATATTTATTTCCGCAGTACTTAGCAGTATAGGTATTGTACAATATTTTACAGGTTTTGCATTGGATGCAAAATTCATAAAAACATTTGCATTTGGAGGAGGTATAAAGATAGCATCTACACTTTCTCATCCCAACGCCTATGCTGGTTATTTGATTTTAATTATTTTTCCAGTGATTATGCTAAGTATTTATGAAAAAAATAAAAACAAAAAAATATTTTATATATTACTTTCTATATTAGTTTTTACCAATTTATTGATGACTTATTCTAGAAATGCATTGTTAGGCTTTGCATTAGGGTTAGTAGTGCTTGCACTACTTTATAGTATTAAAATAATTTTTGCCCTTGGAGGTTTTGGGGTATTAATTCTTTTAATTCCTTCTGTTTTCCATAGAGTTCAAGATATTGCTAATTTATCTCAAAATGAATCAAGGATTAAGCTTTGGAAAACAGCACTAATGATGATAAAGGAACATCCAATACTAGGAGTTGGCAACGGAAACTATGTAACTCAATATGACACTTATATTCAAAAATATAGATTGGATTATAACTCGTATACCCATTATCCAGCTCATAATTCATATTTGAAAGTACAAAGTGAACTAGGGATAGTTGGAATAGTTTCTTTCTTAGGAGTGATAGTAACTGCACTATTTAGATTTAGAAAGTTATATAGTACAACTAGTGATAAGTTTAACAAGGCATTTTATATGGGTGTAATGGCAAGTATGATTGCTTTTCTATTTATGAATTTTTCAGACAATTTATTTTTTGTACCTAAAACAACAACTTATTTTTGGTTTTTATTAGCTACTGCAGAAGCATTATTAAATAGTGGCAATAAATAA
- the hutH gene encoding histidine ammonia-lyase: MTVIQINGNDLTLEQIVMVARKGYKVQLTKEAEERVIKSRSIVDEIVDNNKVIYGITTGFGKFSDVTISGEDCKKLQRNLIISHACGTGKCFSKEIVKTIMLLRANALAKGYSGIRLSTLKTLIEMINSGVCPVIPEKGSLGASGDLAPLSHMVLPMLGEGEAEFNGKVLPGKVAMEKAGLDIVELTAKEGLALINGTQVMTAVGALAVYDSINLLKISDIAAALSLEALRGIRDAFDPRIHILRPHTGQMQTAKNILNLTEGSTFITSQGEIRVQDAYSLRCVPQVHGASKDALEYIKSKVEIEINSVTDNPIVTEEGDVISGGNFHGQPMAISFDFLGIAMAEMASISERRLERLINYQLNDLPAFLVKEGGLNSGFMITQYAAAALVSENKILAHPASVDSIPSSANQEDHVSMGTIAARKGRDIIENVQRVLATEILAACQAIDFREGYTLGLGTKEAYRVVREKVQFIERDVVMYIELDKVTNLIADGSIVESVEQKVKVIV, from the coding sequence ATGACAGTCATACAAATTAATGGAAATGATCTTACTTTAGAACAAATAGTGATGGTGGCAAGAAAAGGCTATAAGGTACAATTAACCAAGGAAGCGGAAGAAAGAGTTATTAAGTCTAGAAGTATTGTAGATGAAATAGTGGATAATAATAAAGTGATATATGGTATTACCACAGGTTTTGGTAAATTTAGTGACGTAACAATATCTGGAGAGGACTGCAAGAAATTACAGAGAAATCTAATAATTTCTCACGCTTGCGGAACTGGAAAGTGTTTTTCGAAGGAGATTGTAAAAACTATAATGCTACTCAGAGCAAATGCTCTTGCAAAAGGATATTCTGGAATAAGGCTCAGTACACTAAAAACATTAATAGAAATGATTAACAGTGGAGTATGCCCTGTAATTCCGGAAAAGGGATCACTTGGAGCCTCAGGAGATTTAGCACCACTATCTCATATGGTTTTACCAATGCTTGGAGAAGGTGAAGCAGAATTTAACGGAAAAGTTTTACCAGGAAAAGTAGCTATGGAAAAGGCAGGTTTAGATATTGTAGAACTTACAGCAAAAGAGGGCTTGGCACTTATAAATGGCACCCAAGTTATGACCGCAGTGGGCGCGCTAGCTGTATATGATAGTATTAATTTATTGAAAATAAGTGACATTGCAGCAGCATTAAGTTTAGAAGCGCTTAGAGGTATAAGAGATGCCTTCGATCCAAGAATACATATATTAAGACCTCACACTGGTCAGATGCAAACTGCTAAAAATATTTTGAATCTCACTGAAGGAAGTACATTCATAACCTCTCAAGGAGAGATAAGGGTACAAGATGCTTATTCACTAAGATGTGTACCTCAAGTTCATGGTGCAAGTAAAGATGCATTAGAATATATTAAAAGTAAGGTAGAAATTGAAATTAACTCCGTAACAGATAATCCAATAGTTACTGAAGAGGGAGATGTTATTTCTGGAGGTAATTTTCACGGGCAACCTATGGCAATAAGCTTTGACTTTTTAGGAATAGCAATGGCGGAAATGGCTAGTATTTCAGAAAGAAGACTGGAGAGACTTATTAATTACCAACTAAATGATTTACCAGCTTTTTTAGTAAAAGAAGGCGGTTTAAATTCAGGGTTTATGATAACTCAATATGCTGCAGCAGCCTTAGTATCTGAAAATAAAATTTTAGCACATCCAGCTTCTGTTGACTCTATTCCTTCTTCTGCAAACCAGGAAGATCATGTAAGCATGGGAACTATAGCAGCTAGAAAAGGCAGAGATATTATTGAAAATGTACAAAGAGTTTTAGCAACTGAGATTTTGGCAGCATGTCAAGCTATAGATTTTAGAGAAGGCTATACTTTAGGATTAGGTACAAAGGAAGCCTATAGAGTGGTTAGGGAAAAGGTACAGTTTATTGAAAGAGATGTGGTTATGTATATTGAATTAGATAAAGTTACTAATTTAATTGCAGATGGATCAATAGTGGAAAGCGTAGAACAAAAGGTAAAGGTAATAGTTTAA
- the hutI gene encoding imidazolonepropionase codes for MIIKNIDCLVTCEGSYRKKSEEFKDAKIKKNGYVVIENDKIKAVGEGDGYKEYLTSECTVIDGEGKTVTPGLIDPHTHVVYAGSRENELPLKLNKVGYIEILNSGGGILSTVENTRKIKIEQLIEESRKRLDIMLKHGTTTVESKSGYGLDLQTEVKILEVNKILNETHPIDIVSTFMAAHALPKEYKSDREAYIGEIINNMIPYVSENKLAEFIDCFCEKGVFSVEECRRILTAGKKFGLNIKIHADEVETVKAAELAGELKATSAEHLVAASDEGIKALAENDVVAVLLPSTSFYLMLNHFARARKMIEEGVAVSLATDCNPGTSPTESLQTVMTFACFGMKMFPEEIINAMTINAACAINRESEIGSIEVGKKADIAIFNSKNLNYLIYHFGANAVDTVIKNGKIVIQN; via the coding sequence ATTATAATAAAAAATATTGATTGTCTAGTTACTTGCGAAGGAAGCTATAGAAAAAAAAGTGAAGAATTTAAAGATGCCAAAATTAAAAAAAATGGCTATGTAGTCATTGAAAATGACAAAATAAAAGCTGTAGGAGAAGGAGATGGGTACAAAGAATATCTAACTAGCGAGTGCACAGTTATTGATGGAGAAGGAAAAACTGTTACGCCTGGGCTTATAGATCCACATACCCATGTTGTATATGCCGGTTCAAGAGAAAATGAATTGCCACTAAAGCTAAATAAGGTTGGATATATTGAAATATTAAATAGTGGTGGGGGAATACTAAGTACAGTTGAAAACACTAGAAAGATTAAAATAGAGCAGCTTATAGAAGAAAGTAGAAAAAGGCTTGATATAATGCTTAAACATGGTACTACTACTGTTGAAAGCAAATCAGGATATGGTCTCGATTTACAAACTGAGGTTAAAATTTTAGAGGTAAACAAAATTTTAAACGAAACTCACCCTATAGACATAGTATCCACATTTATGGCTGCACATGCGTTGCCAAAGGAATACAAAAGCGATAGAGAAGCATATATTGGAGAAATAATTAATAATATGATTCCATATGTAAGCGAAAATAAACTTGCAGAGTTTATTGATTGTTTTTGTGAGAAAGGCGTATTTTCAGTAGAAGAGTGCAGACGGATTTTAACAGCAGGGAAAAAATTTGGGTTAAACATAAAAATTCATGCAGATGAAGTTGAAACAGTAAAGGCTGCGGAACTTGCAGGTGAGCTAAAAGCTACATCAGCAGAGCATTTAGTTGCAGCTTCAGACGAAGGAATAAAGGCACTAGCGGAAAATGATGTGGTGGCTGTACTATTACCATCAACTTCATTCTATTTAATGTTAAATCATTTTGCTAGAGCCAGAAAAATGATAGAAGAAGGTGTGGCTGTATCACTGGCTACAGATTGTAATCCTGGCACTTCACCTACGGAATCATTACAGACAGTTATGACCTTTGCTTGCTTTGGAATGAAAATGTTCCCAGAAGAGATTATCAATGCAATGACAATAAATGCGGCCTGTGCCATTAATCGCGAAAGTGAAATTGGAAGCATTGAAGTAGGCAAAAAAGCTGATATTGCCATATTTAATAGTAAAAATTTAAATTACCTAATATATCATTTTGGTGCTAATGCTGTAGATACAGTAATAAAGAACGGAAAAATTGTTATACAAAATTAA
- a CDS encoding DMT family transporter — protein sequence MEKTKGILFIILSAISFGIMPILAKLSYRGGANTYTTLFLRFFFAAIMLLYYLKSKGISLKLARKQLFLVIMIGVFGFTFTSTSLFMSYNYISIGTATMIFYTYPAIVTLFSYVFYKEKIYPRKILSLIISTIGIFILIDSRSASFNLIGIILAGIAAVLYSLYVLGASHKEFRVINSYVLTFYISCASAVMMFMAAITTGNFNMHISFYALVAILLLALISTAVALMAFLEGVRIIGPSKAAIFSTIEPIVALTLGIIILGEPISVRIIIGSIMIVSSVVILTME from the coding sequence ATGGAGAAAACAAAAGGAATTTTATTTATTATTTTATCTGCTATTTCCTTTGGAATTATGCCGATTCTAGCAAAGTTGTCATATCGAGGAGGAGCCAACACATATACCACATTATTCCTTAGGTTTTTTTTCGCAGCAATTATGCTTTTGTATTATTTAAAATCTAAAGGCATTTCTTTGAAACTAGCTAGAAAACAATTATTTTTAGTAATAATGATAGGGGTGTTCGGATTTACATTTACCTCAACTAGTTTATTTATGTCCTATAATTACATAAGTATTGGAACGGCAACTATGATTTTCTATACATACCCGGCTATCGTTACTTTATTTTCCTATGTGTTTTATAAAGAAAAAATATATCCTAGAAAAATCTTATCTTTGATTATTTCCACAATAGGTATATTTATTTTAATTGACAGTAGGAGTGCTAGTTTTAATTTAATTGGAATAATACTAGCAGGTATAGCTGCAGTATTATATTCGTTATATGTGCTAGGTGCATCTCATAAGGAATTTAGGGTCATCAATAGTTATGTTTTAACCTTTTATATTTCATGTGCATCTGCTGTTATGATGTTTATGGCAGCAATCACTACTGGAAATTTTAATATGCATATTTCTTTTTACGCACTTGTAGCAATTTTATTATTAGCATTAATATCTACAGCTGTAGCACTAATGGCATTTTTAGAAGGGGTTAGAATAATAGGTCCTTCTAAGGCTGCAATTTTTAGTACTATTGAGCCTATTGTTGCCTTAACCCTAGGAATAATAATTTTGGGGGAACCTATATCAGTTAGGATTATAATTGGAAGTATAATGATTGTTTCATCTGTAGTGATATTAACAATGGAATAA
- a CDS encoding glycosyltransferase, which translates to MHIISGNDNGGGGNHVLNICNKSNGNFENIIGCVGEGPLYSKAKTIDVSYKLFTNKLNNMELVDFINQNSINIVNFHGAKPFLMHLILKRKIKVPTVAVIHSDFRYDFLNNKVKYFILTPLSIKGLKSFNNYICVSNNLKELLEEKKFTGSKAVVNNGIDIKKISVATSPEDMRNYLKLNQQDFVYIMVARLHPIKNHKEVILAFRKLTLQFHDVKLLLVGEGELRPQLEKLIVDLELKNSVTIVGNVTNPIDYINCSNISVLASLSEGGAPPLTVLESGIVGKTLIYTEVGDLESILDENSGYKIENQSNENIYKAMSAAYLDVNNLKVKGENLYNIVVKKFTIEKFWESYLRIYKNILKNKF; encoded by the coding sequence TTGCATATCATATCTGGTAATGATAATGGTGGGGGTGGAAACCACGTATTAAACATATGCAACAAAAGCAATGGAAATTTTGAAAACATAATTGGTTGTGTGGGAGAAGGTCCGCTTTACTCAAAAGCTAAAACTATAGATGTTAGCTATAAGCTTTTTACAAACAAGCTTAATAATATGGAGCTTGTTGATTTTATAAACCAGAACTCCATAAATATAGTGAATTTCCATGGTGCAAAACCCTTTTTAATGCATTTAATTTTAAAAAGAAAAATAAAAGTTCCTACAGTTGCTGTAATTCACAGTGATTTTAGATACGATTTTCTTAATAATAAGGTAAAATATTTTATTTTAACACCTCTTAGTATTAAAGGATTAAAGAGCTTTAACAATTATATTTGTGTATCAAATAACTTGAAAGAACTATTAGAAGAAAAAAAGTTTACGGGAAGTAAAGCAGTTGTAAACAATGGTATAGATATAAAAAAAATTAGTGTTGCCACCTCTCCAGAGGATATGCGAAATTATTTAAAATTAAATCAACAGGATTTTGTATATATTATGGTTGCAAGATTGCATCCTATAAAAAACCATAAAGAAGTAATACTGGCCTTTAGAAAATTAACGCTACAGTTTCATGATGTAAAATTGCTTTTAGTTGGTGAGGGAGAGCTTCGACCCCAATTAGAAAAGCTAATAGTGGATTTAGAACTAAAAAATAGTGTTACTATAGTTGGAAATGTAACAAATCCCATAGACTACATAAATTGTTCAAATATTAGCGTTTTGGCTTCTTTAAGTGAGGGCGGAGCACCGCCATTGACTGTTTTAGAATCAGGAATTGTAGGGAAAACCTTGATTTATACTGAGGTAGGAGACTTAGAGTCTATATTAGATGAAAATAGTGGATATAAAATAGAAAACCAGAGCAATGAAAATATTTACAAAGCTATGAGTGCAGCATATTTAGATGTGAATAATTTAAAGGTAAAAGGTGAGAATTTATATAACATTGTTGTAAAAAAATTTACTATAGAAAAATTTTGGGAAAGTTATCTAAGAATTTATAAGAACATACTAAAGAATAAATTTTAA
- the ftcD gene encoding glutamate formimidoyltransferase: MSRIVECIPNFSEGRNKVVIEKIVDAVRNAEGIKLLDYSSDSDHNRTVVTFFGTPERVEQVILDMAAKVYENIDMTLQQGAHPRMGALDVVPFVPISEVTMEECVALAKRVGSEIASKFDVPVYLYEKAASAPHRENLAVVRKGQYEGFFEKIKEDKWAPDYGKAEVNVKGGCVAIGARVPLVAFNVNLGTDNIEIADKIAKTVRNLGGGLRFVKAMGVKLEDRNVAQVSMNLVNYEKTAVYRAFEMVKMEAKRYGVSVIGSEVIGLVPMEALIQCAEYYLQIENFSMDQILEKRIWE, from the coding sequence ATGTCAAGAATAGTTGAATGTATACCTAATTTTAGTGAAGGAAGAAATAAAGTAGTAATTGAAAAGATAGTTGATGCAGTTAGAAATGCAGAAGGAATAAAATTACTGGATTATTCATCAGATAGTGATCATAATAGAACTGTTGTTACTTTCTTTGGAACACCAGAAAGAGTAGAACAAGTTATTTTAGACATGGCAGCAAAAGTTTATGAAAACATTGATATGACCTTGCAACAAGGTGCACACCCTAGAATGGGAGCACTAGACGTAGTTCCTTTTGTACCAATTAGTGAGGTAACTATGGAGGAATGTGTTGCACTAGCTAAGAGAGTAGGTAGTGAAATAGCTAGTAAATTTGATGTGCCAGTATATCTATATGAAAAGGCAGCATCAGCACCTCATAGAGAAAATTTAGCTGTAGTTAGAAAAGGACAATATGAAGGTTTTTTTGAAAAAATCAAAGAAGATAAATGGGCACCTGATTACGGCAAAGCTGAAGTCAATGTAAAAGGTGGCTGCGTTGCAATTGGAGCAAGAGTACCACTAGTAGCTTTTAATGTAAATTTAGGTACTGATAACATTGAAATTGCTGATAAAATTGCTAAAACTGTTAGAAATCTTGGTGGAGGTTTAAGATTTGTAAAAGCTATGGGAGTAAAACTTGAGGACAGAAACGTAGCTCAGGTATCTATGAACTTAGTTAATTATGAAAAAACAGCAGTTTATAGAGCTTTTGAAATGGTTAAGATGGAAGCAAAACGTTATGGTGTTTCTGTAATCGGAAGTGAAGTTATTGGACTAGTACCAATGGAAGCACTAATTCAATGTGCGGAATACTATTTACAAATAGAAAATTTTTCAATGGATCAAATTTTAGAAAAGAGAATTTGGGAATAA
- a CDS encoding cyclodeaminase/cyclohydrolase family protein, with product MLDEKTVREFINELGSNSPAPGGGSVAALGASLASALGAMVFNLTVGKKAYNEYSDEDKMLVNKYLEECLKHKDKFLDLMNKDTEVFLILMSAFKLPKESDEEKKIRSAKIQEGYQKALEIPLSVAEESYKIYEYVKIAAKLGNKNAISDAGVSALMLQASIESAILNVKINLSSIKDETYKQEITERCNELIKQGRVKRDEILSVVDESM from the coding sequence ATGTTAGATGAAAAAACTGTAAGAGAATTTATTAATGAGTTAGGTTCAAATTCCCCTGCGCCAGGAGGTGGAAGTGTTGCAGCCCTTGGAGCATCGCTGGCCAGTGCTTTAGGCGCTATGGTGTTCAATTTAACGGTAGGTAAGAAGGCATATAACGAATATAGCGATGAAGATAAAATGCTTGTTAACAAATACCTAGAGGAATGTCTTAAGCATAAGGACAAATTTTTAGATTTAATGAACAAAGATACAGAGGTTTTTTTAATTCTCATGTCAGCTTTTAAACTTCCAAAGGAAAGTGACGAAGAAAAGAAAATAAGAAGCGCTAAAATCCAAGAAGGATATCAAAAAGCATTAGAAATTCCACTAAGTGTTGCAGAAGAATCATACAAAATATATGAGTATGTTAAGATAGCAGCTAAGTTAGGTAACAAAAATGCAATTTCAGATGCAGGTGTGTCAGCTTTAATGCTTCAAGCATCCATTGAAAGTGCAATTTTAAATGTTAAAATAAATCTTTCTAGTATAAAAGATGAAACTTATAAACAAGAGATTACTGAAAGATGCAATGAATTAATAAAACAGGGAAGAGTAAAACGTGACGAAATATTATCTGTTGTGGATGAAAGCATGTAA
- a CDS encoding WecB/TagA/CpsF family glycosyltransferase has protein sequence MTTRIFQYEIFNENIGALLESINNYEKVHIVSGNPEVLSNGLQNNILLDNFTSKNSIIIPDGISTVICSKIVGHPVKEKIAGIELMDCIVKKCESENRGIYLLGATQETVDMCNINLRTKYRELNILGSHDGYFEIDNCEEILVEIEKFNPQVLFVAMGCPKQELFIAKYMDRLPCNVFMGVGGSFDIIAGNLKRAPKWMINIGMEWVYRVAKEPFRIKRLSTIPKFILAVLKDKYKHK, from the coding sequence ATGACAACAAGAATTTTTCAGTATGAAATTTTCAATGAAAACATAGGAGCATTGCTTGAAAGTATAAATAATTACGAAAAAGTACATATTGTTTCTGGAAATCCAGAAGTGCTAAGCAATGGACTACAAAATAATATATTGCTAGATAATTTCACGAGTAAAAATTCTATCATAATTCCAGACGGAATTAGCACTGTAATATGTTCAAAAATTGTAGGGCATCCAGTGAAAGAAAAAATTGCAGGGATTGAGCTTATGGATTGTATAGTAAAAAAATGTGAAAGTGAAAACCGGGGAATTTATTTACTAGGAGCTACACAAGAAACAGTAGATATGTGTAATATTAATTTGCGAACTAAATATCGAGAATTAAATATTTTAGGTAGTCATGATGGATATTTTGAAATAGACAATTGTGAAGAAATATTAGTGGAAATAGAAAAATTTAATCCACAAGTCTTATTTGTTGCAATGGGATGTCCAAAGCAAGAGTTATTCATTGCAAAATATATGGACAGACTTCCTTGCAACGTATTTATGGGGGTTGGCGGAAGCTTTGATATTATAGCTGGTAATCTTAAACGTGCACCTAAATGGATGATAAATATAGGGATGGAATGGGTATATAGAGTTGCAAAAGAGCCATTTAGAATAAAAAGATTGTCAACTATACCTAAATTTATTTTAGCGGTTTTAAAGGATAAGTATAAACACAAATAA
- a CDS encoding sugar transferase yields the protein MQKNTIKIDIQKNIHDKKLHFVMKRIMDIVLSLIGIIILLPLYIVLVIAIKLDSEGPALFKQIRVGKDGKDFTIYKFRTMIVQAESKRELNIDPNDLENFVFQSKSDNRITVLGNFLRRSSLDEIPQLFNVLFGQMSLVGPRPEIPEVVNYYPEDYRQRFLVLPGITGLAQISGRGEIELGKTISFDLKYIMDFNLALDIKILFLTVVSVFKKEGAY from the coding sequence ATGCAAAAAAATACTATTAAAATTGATATACAAAAAAATATACATGATAAAAAACTTCATTTTGTTATGAAACGCATAATGGATATAGTTCTATCTTTAATAGGAATCATAATTTTATTACCATTATATATAGTCTTAGTAATTGCAATAAAATTAGACTCAGAAGGACCAGCGCTATTTAAACAAATTAGAGTTGGTAAAGATGGGAAAGATTTTACTATATATAAATTTAGAACTATGATAGTTCAAGCTGAGAGTAAAAGAGAACTTAATATAGACCCAAATGATTTAGAAAATTTCGTATTTCAAAGTAAGTCAGATAATAGAATAACAGTGCTTGGAAATTTTTTAAGGCGTAGCAGCTTAGATGAAATTCCACAGCTTTTTAATGTTTTGTTTGGGCAAATGAGTCTTGTGGGTCCTAGACCTGAAATACCTGAGGTAGTTAATTATTATCCAGAAGACTATCGTCAAAGATTTCTAGTTTTGCCTGGTATTACTGGACTTGCGCAGATTAGTGGAAGAGGAGAAATTGAACTTGGAAAAACTATTTCTTTTGATCTGAAATATATAATGGATTTCAACCTTGCATTAGACATAAAAATCCTCTTTTTAACAGTTGTTTCTGTATTTAAAAAAGAGGGTGCTTATTAA